A genomic window from Candidatus Obscuribacter sp. includes:
- the mreD gene encoding rod shape-determining protein MreD, with protein MAIISGKTKKRLGEITIAVFIIFVAWVVQLAVLSKLKVTDVFANLPMAMTIVWGLTFGSPLQKPTADELRISSFSSILLRQILGGSPSGFLVGAFFAALGTSVLPLYPACYPVIGWIAGYFSLRNFNQAAFLCIPLTVLLTFLAEMVMALQLLIAGRPDVISHLVVLSIPEALLNGLIAPVLFFPMKGWYEYSAYYRQMTR; from the coding sequence ATGGCGATTATCTCTGGCAAAACAAAAAAACGACTGGGCGAAATCACAATTGCTGTCTTTATCATTTTTGTTGCCTGGGTCGTGCAGTTGGCTGTGCTCAGCAAGCTAAAAGTGACCGATGTTTTTGCCAATCTACCAATGGCTATGACCATTGTCTGGGGACTGACTTTTGGTTCTCCCTTGCAAAAGCCCACTGCTGATGAGCTTCGCATCTCCAGCTTTTCGTCTATTTTACTAAGACAGATTCTTGGTGGTTCGCCTTCTGGCTTTTTGGTGGGAGCCTTTTTTGCCGCTCTTGGTACCTCGGTACTGCCACTCTATCCGGCTTGCTATCCGGTGATCGGTTGGATTGCTGGTTATTTTTCGTTGCGCAATTTTAACCAGGCGGCATTTTTGTGCATCCCCCTTACTGTCTTGCTAACTTTTTTAGCAGAGATGGTAATGGCGCTGCAGTTGTTGATTGCCGGGCGTCCTGATGTTATTAGTCATCTGGTTGTTTTGAGCATTCCCGAGGCACTTTTAAACGGACTTATCGCACCAGTGTTATTCTTTCCTATGAAGGGCTGGTATGAATACTCTGCTTACTATCGTCAGATGACGAGGTAG
- the mreC gene encoding rod shape-determining protein MreC has translation MLHNESDFESQSQSLAEYIVLGILVLMVAVPVSGVVLTAQSWASSLFTKGAYQVQNTKNLAEQLFDASSKIRALERKLAQNELELSRLKQESRDTSRLRSLLELKQKQKRVSIAAEVVARNPDNWFEQVIIDKGSADKVTKGSAVISILGVVGQVVSVSEHASVVRLLTDPEQKLGVVIPKLGLTGILVGNFQNLARIDFVPVGTNVDSGDKVVCLGKAGTFPDNHPVGSVVAVRRDATGASMQIDVKLSENCYDLSQVLVLPPQEN, from the coding sequence TTGCTACACAATGAGAGCGATTTTGAGAGCCAGTCTCAGTCCTTAGCTGAGTACATTGTGCTGGGCATACTTGTTTTGATGGTGGCTGTACCGGTCTCTGGTGTGGTGCTGACAGCGCAGAGCTGGGCTTCGTCGCTCTTTACCAAAGGTGCCTATCAGGTCCAAAACACCAAAAACCTGGCTGAGCAGCTCTTTGACGCCAGTAGCAAAATCCGTGCTTTGGAGCGTAAGCTAGCCCAAAACGAACTCGAACTCAGCCGTCTCAAGCAGGAGTCGCGCGACACTAGCCGGCTGCGTAGTTTACTTGAGTTAAAGCAAAAACAAAAACGTGTTTCGATTGCTGCTGAAGTAGTCGCTCGCAATCCAGATAACTGGTTTGAGCAAGTGATTATAGATAAAGGTAGTGCTGACAAAGTCACTAAAGGCTCGGCGGTAATATCTATACTTGGTGTCGTTGGTCAGGTCGTCAGCGTCTCTGAGCATGCCAGTGTAGTAAGGCTGCTTACCGATCCTGAGCAAAAGCTTGGTGTGGTCATTCCCAAGCTGGGTCTTACAGGTATCCTGGTTGGTAACTTCCAAAATTTAGCGCGCATTGATTTTGTGCCTGTGGGCACCAATGTCGATAGTGGCGACAAAGTAGTATGTCTGGGTAAAGCCGGGACCTTCCCTGATAATCATCCGGTTGGCTCCGTGGTGGCGGTGCGCCGTGATGCCACAGGAGCATCGATGCAAATCGACGTCAAACTCTCCGAAAATTGCTACGACCTCTCCCAGGTGTTGGTATTGCCACCGCAGGAGAATTAG